The Bombus fervidus isolate BK054 chromosome 3, iyBomFerv1, whole genome shotgun sequence genome includes a window with the following:
- the LOC139985476 gene encoding protein tramtrack, alpha isoform-like isoform X1: MLADINGNLADLRSEAMASQRFCLRWNNHQSNLLSVFDQLLHDESFVDVTLAVEGQLLRAHKMVLSACSPYFQALFVGHPDKHPIVILKDVPYVDMRSLLDFMYRGEVSVDQDRLTAFLRVAESLRIKGLTEVNEEKCDLPSITSSLLGNQNTVPPPPPNLHRINQIGPHHHVSQKRMHHMSSHPLLGSALSAPKRKRGRPRKLSGSSDTPIGEITGQELQSCSGTDLVQGSPEMMEMKMSIDFQSESTGNNGRGGNSITASASNNNVNSNNVGNSASSGSSLVASSLSSTRKDEPTENGTDTPELLTSRVKREPEPTPSTSAQASDETFARPHSRQGNEGFKQEFSSGNTKSDGETWKEKGRNSGSGSSANQSSTDTSNARSNTTTSLTTTTSSTSSTASSSGTTMTTTSTRSSSMSPATGRNNAQNSGGSSSSSSPAPTTNSSSTSSGHQIGTMSAPPGRQVPKRRMRRRATSHSQDPAEQLTEMSVRGLNLFRYASISEGVYQCTECAKLDIQKTFKNKYSFQRHAFLYHEGHQRKVFPCPVCGKEFSRPDKMKNHMKTVHDCFMPKDCVMPFGFFLSP, translated from the exons ATGTTAGCGGACATTAACGGTAACTTGGCGGATCTGAGAAGTGAAGCGATGGCGTCGCAGAGATTTTGTCTGCGCTGGAATAATCATCAAAGTAATCTACTCTCCGTTTTCGATCAACTACTCCATGACGAGTCGTTCGTCGATGTTACGCTGGCCGTCGAGGGTCAGTTACTCAGGGCACATAAGATGGTGCTGTCGGCGTGTAGTCCCTATTTTCAG GCCCTTTTCGTCGGACACCCCGACAAGCACCCGATAGTCATTCTTAAAGATGTCCCCTACGTGGATATGCGCAGTCTTTTGGATTTCATGTATCGTGGGGAGGTCAGCGTCGACCAGGATAGGCTAACTGCTTTCTTGAGAGTCGCTGAGTCTCTTAGGATAAAGGGCCTGACCGAGGTAAACGAGGAGAAGTGTGACTTGCCTAGTATTACCTCTTCGTTGCTTGGCAATCAAAACACAGTACCTCCACCACCACCGAATCTACATAGAATAAACCAAATCGGGCCTCACCACCATGTCTCGCAGAAGAGGATGCACCATATGTCGAGTCATCCTCTCCTTGGTTCGGCCTTATCCGCgccaaagagaaaaagaggcaGACCGAGGAAGCTCAGCGGTTCTTCCGATACGCCGATCGGCGAGATCACGGGCCAGGAGCTGCAGTCCTGTTCGGGGACCGATCTCGTACAAGGTTCGCCAGAAATGATGGAAATGAAGATGAGTATCGACTTTCAGAGCGAAAGCACCGGTAATAATGGTAGAGGCGGAAACTCCATTACTGCTTCGGCAAGTAATAACAACGTGAACAGCAATAACGTCGGGAACTCGGCATCATCGGGATCCAGTCTGGTTGCTTCCTCTTTGTCGTCGACGAGAAAAGACGAGCCAACGGAAAATGGTACTGACACACCCGAATTACTAACATCTCGCGTTAAACGGGAACCTGAACCGACGCCTAGCACCTCTGCCCAAG CCTCCGATGAGACGTTCGCGCGGCCACACAGTAGGCAAGGGAACGAAGGTTTCAAGCAAG AGTTTTCATCGGGGAACACGAAGTCGGATGGCGAGACGTGGAAAGAGAAAGGTCGGAATTCTGGATCAGGATCTTCGGCGAATCAATCGAGCACGGACACATCGAACGCGAGATCGAACACCACCACTTCGTTGACCACAACTACTAGCTCGACGTCCAGCACAGCGTCTAGTTCCGGCACAACGATGACCACCACGTCGACAAGAAGTTCGTCAATGTCACCGGCAACCGGTAGGAACAACGCGCAGAACAGCGGCGGAagtagcagtagtagtagCCCGGCACCGACCACCAATTCCTCGTCGACGAGTAGCGGTCACCAGATCGGAACCATGTCGGCTCCGCCTGGTCGACAGGTGCCGAAGAGACGCATGAGGCGTCGCGCCACATCGCACTCGCAGGATCCTGCTGAACAGCTGACCGAGATGTCCGTTCGCGGTTTGAATCTCTTTCGTTATGCTTCAATATCCGAAGGTGTTTATCAATGCACCGAGTGTGCGAAACTCGACATTCAGAAGACGTTCAAGAATAAATACAGCTTCCAACGACACGCTTTTCTTTACCACGAAGGCCATCAGAGGAAGGTATTCCCGTGTCCGGTATGTGGAAAAGAATTCTCCAGGCCTGACAAAATGAAGAATCATATGAAAACTGTGCACGACTGCTTCATGCCGAAGGACTGCGTGATGCCGTTTGGTTTTTTTCTCTCGCCTTAG